The stretch of DNA CGTCGTGAACGCGATCGACTACCTTCGCCGGTGAGCATATCCAGCGAATTCTCTAAGCTGCGGATGTTGAGGCTTTTAAGTTTGATGACTTTTAACCGCCGGGTGGAGTCGTCATTGGCCGCCGTGTCCATTTGCTGCACGAGTTCTTTGATTTCCTCGAACAATGACGTCGGAGCCATCACCACCAGCGAGTTGGTCCGTTCGTCGACTTCGACAGTGAGCAACGGGGCATTACTAGCCGCGTTGACGCGTTGAATTGCCACAGCGACATCTTGCGACACACCGGCCGGCACCGGGATGGGCGGTGCGCCGCCACCGTTTTTTAATGCCGATTGATAGATGGAACGGATCACATCTTCGATCCGCGAAGCTTCGGTGTTTTTCACCAGAATCAAGCGGGGACGATTGGCGGAGAGCATTTCTGGACTGTCTTCAGCATCGAGCACCTGGAGCAGCTCTTCGATGGTATCCCGGTCATGACGGTTGCCGTGCACGATAATCGCATTCAGACGTTGGTCCGGAACGATGGTCACGTTGCTGCTGAACCGTGAACGCGATGAACCGCCCCGTCTGCCCCCGGTTTCGAAAAACTGTTGCAGTGTGGTGGCGGTCTGCACGGCGCTGGTGTATCGCAGGGAGAACACGACAAAGTTGTTGCCGCGTCCCCCGGTCCGTTTCGGCGACATCGCTCGTAACAGGGCTTCGAATTGGTCCAAGGCTTCTGGATCGTCCGAGGCAATCGTAATCCGGCCATCGCCCGGAGCGACAATCACCGGTAACACTGCAGGGTCTTCATCGGACTCAGCTTCAGGTTTGGTTGTCGATTTTTGCGGCGTTGCGGATTCCGCAGTCTGCTGTCGTAGCATCGGTCGTTTATTGTTTACGGTCGGCTTGGCGGATTTGTTCTGTGCAGGCCGTTGTGCAGGGACCTCTTCCGCAGGGACTGCAAATTGGGCCCCGTTTTTCTTGGCAGGTTTTGGCTTGGCCCCGCCGTTGCGCAATGATTTTGGCGATGAACGTCGCAAGCTGGGCATGACGGCCGACGGGGTGACGACGCGGATGCTATTTTTGCGCAATTGCGGCCAAACCCGTTCGATTTCCCGAATCGCGGCGGCGGTGTCGCCCTGGAACGGAATCACGCGCATCCGCCCTCCTTTGCCGCTTTCGGCTTGGACCGCCAAACCGGTTTCTCCCATTTTGGATAACAACTCGCGAATCTCGGCCTGTTGCTCTTTTTTGGCGCGGACAAAAAGTTGCTGGGTGGCATTGTCCGAATCGACGACCGGGGCGTTGGGGTCGTCAAAATCGAAGCCGCCGAATAAGCGATCGATCGACAACTCCGCTGTGAACGGTTCAATCACATCGAGTTGATACACTTCCAGCACCCGCTCGTCGGTATCCATTTGTTCGAGTGTTTGTTGAATCATCTTATGTTGTTCGGGACGGGCGATGGCAGCAATCTGCCGCCCGCGGCGATCCAACGACAATTTGATTTTGGGGATCTGCTGGCTAAAGGCGTTTTCCAGGATTTCCATCGCTGTACGGGAATCGACATTTTCCAAACGATACAGTTGTAGCGTCGCCAACGGATCGGCCGAGGCGGCTCTTTCGACTTCTTGAACCATATCGGCGATTCGTTGTTGTGTTTTCTCGGGAGCCAATGCCAGGATGCTGTTGTTTTCCCTGTCATAGGAAACATCGACGTCTCGATCACGGCGAAACAGCGTTCGCAACGTGGTCTGCAAACTGCGTCCGTCGGCGGCGTTGAGCGGATAGACCTTCAGTCCCGGAACGCCTAGGGCGGCTCCGTCTCCGTCCATGGCGTCGACGGTGGCTTTGATTTTTGCATGGTCCGCTTCCGAAGCGCTAACGACAAGACTGTTGTTCTCGGTGTCGACAGCGGCGTCGGCATTCGGTGCCAGTGACCTGAGCACACGCAGCGCGGCTTGGGCATCGGCATTTTCAAAACGGTAGACTTTGGGAACCATCGGCACGCTCTGTTTCTCAGCGTTTTCGATAAATTCTTTAATCTTCGCTTGTTCCGCCGCCGGTGCGACGGCCACGACCGTACCATTTTGTCTGTCGAAAGTGACCTGTACATCGGGACGCAAGCGGTACATCAATTGAATCGCCTGTGCCAAGGTGTTGACTTGTGCGTTTTGCACAGCGTAGGACTGCAGTTGCTGACCGGAGCCCTCTGCGTCCTCGCGGTCCATTTCCTGAATCGTGGCGGCAATTTTTTCATGGTCCCCCTCGGTGGCTGTGACCACCAAACTATGGCTACCTTGATCGACCGCCATTTGCGCCTTGGGAGTTAACACACGGAGAACCGACAATGCAGTGTTGGGATCTGCGATACTAAAACGATACACCTGCGCTCGCCGCGATTGCCCCCCCTTTTCGACCTCTTCGATAAAGTGTTGAATCTTCTCGTGCTGTTCGGGACGGGCAAAAGCCAGGATCGTGTCGTTCAGAGAATCGAGTGACAGACGAATATCGGGTTGCAGGGCGAAATTCGTTTGCAGCATGTTGAGGAGATTGTTCGGCTCGGCCGCTTTGACCGGATACGAACGCAATACGGAGCCTCTTCCACCGGCCGGTTCCTCTTCCATTTTGGCAATCGTCGATTTGATCAACGCATGTTCTTCGGGTGTACCTGTCACCACGAGACTGCGACTCGCGTTGTCGACCGCCATTTGGACTTTGGGAATCAACGTCCGCAAAATGCCGCTGGCAGCGGTCGGATCGGCGGAGCGGAACCGGTAGACCTCAGCCGTACGCACTTTGCCTTTGTCATCGACTTCGGCGATAAAGGCGGCAATTTTTTTATGCTGTGCTTCGGTCGCCAATGCGACGATGGTTTCGTTCTTGTAATCCGCCGACAACCGAATATCCGGCTGCAAGGCAAAGTTGGTCTGCAGCATATTGAGCAGGTTGCCAGGTTCCGCCGACTTGATCGTATAGGCCTTCAACACCGCGCCGTTTTCGTCATTTCCATCGGCGTCTATCTTGGCGATCGTTTCTGCGATGGCTGCGTGATCCGCTTCGATGGCATTGATGACGATGCTGCGATTGCGGTTGTCGACTGTCATTTGAGCGCGGGGAGCGACCATGCGTAGAATCGCGATGGCGGCATTCGGGTCAGCTGTGCGAAAACGATAGACCTCTGAGGTGGCCCCTTCGATATCTTTTTCGATGTCGGCAATCACTTCTTCAATTTTTTTCTGCTGCGCCGCATCGGCAAAGGCAATGATCGCACCGTTACGCGAATCATAAGACAAGCGGACCTCGGGGTGGCTGGCCAGCAGTTGTCCCACGACGCCGAAGGTTGTGCCTGGGTCGGCTTTTTTGACCTGGTGAGACTTGAGAAACGCCGCATTTTCGGCATCAGGCTCGACATCGAACTTGGCGATGGCCTCTTTCATTTTTTGATGATCGGCCGCGGTCGCCACGATCACCAAGCTCCGTTGCGGGTTATCAACAGTGATCGACGCCCGCGGTACGAGTGTCCGTAAAAAGGCCGCGACCACATTCGGGTCGGCTGTGTGCAGACGATACATCTCCGGCGTGGCAGCGACAAAGTTTTTTTCGACATCGGCAATTGTCTCGGCAATCGTTTTATGCTGATCGGGATGCGCGATGGCAATCACTGCATTATTTCGCCCGTCGTAATAAAGTTGCATGTCGGCCTGCCCGGACATCAGATTGGCGACAATGCCATATACCGTGCCGGCGTCAGAACGCTCTAGCGGATACGACTTTAAGTAGGCCGAGTCTTCGCCCGCGCGTGCGACGTCGATCTTCGCGATTTCCGCTTTGAATTTTTCATGATCTTCTGGCGATGCGGTAATCACCAACGACCGGTCGCGGACGTTGGGGACCATCGGCGATGAAGGTGAAATCGGCCTTACGATCGCCATCAAAATGTTGGGATCCACGTGCTTCAATTGATAGACGTGTGCCGTTGGTTTACCCATCTTGGGTAGTTTTTCCTTGGCCTCTTCGATGGTCGATTTGAGTTCTTCCAGATGCTTCGGTTTGGCGCGAACGATCAACCGTTGGCCGTCATTGGAGGTGATGAACTGTGTTTCGCTGCGGAGGACTGGATTGATGAGCTGGATGATCGCGGCTGAATCGGTGCCTTGCAGTTCGAAGACCGCCAATTCGCGGGCATCGTTGCTATCCGCGTCTTTTTCAATCTGCTTGATGATTTCAGCAACCTCGGTGTGCTCTTCCGGCTTGGCCCAGACGACGACACGCGGCGGATTGCCGCCAATCATGACCCGCGCCTGTGGAACGGCCATTCGCAGCACTTGTCGCGCTGAAGTCGCAATGGCAGACTCGACAGGATAGATGACCATCTTGCCGCCGTTTCGCTGTTTCATATTGGCCGCAATTTCATCCATTGCCGATTGGATTTCCTGATGCCGGTCAGGTGTTGTCCAAACCAGAATGGAGTTCGAAGCGGAGTCGTCATCGATTCGGGCATCGGGGAACAGTTGCCGCAGCCCGCGCATGAGATTTGCCGAATCACTTTCGCCGGCTGGATAGACAACCAGTTTCGGCTTGCGTTTCGGATCCAGCCCCGCCAAAACTTGCTTCAAAATCGCGTCGACCTTTTGGTGGTCGGCTTTACGGCCCCAGGCGATGATCGCTTTGGAGGTCGTGTCGTTGGTGAAAGTGACATCCGGCAGTTGTTGCTGCAACAAATTGATCACCGCGGCGGCATCGGAATCGGGGACCGGATAGACTTTGTAGGATTCCTGGACGTCCGCAGCGGCGCCGGAGTCGATTTTGTCGACCACATCCTGAATTTTTTCGTGCTCACTTGGGGGAGCCCAGATGAGCAATTTTTTGGTCTTCGCATCCAACACAATTTTGATGTTGGGAAAGATGCTTTGCATCACGGTCAGCGTGTTGGGCGCATCCGCGTTTTTGATCTGATAGGGCACCAGCACAAATTTGTCACCCGCGGGGGTCTCCCGTCGCAGCTTGGAGATGATGTCGGCCAGCTTCTCGTGCTGGCTTTTCTTGGCCCACACCGCCAATTCACCCGGTTCAGCATCGGTGATGATCCGCATGCCGGGCATTTCGCTTTGCACCGTATCCAAAATCGATTGAAAACGAGTCCGCTGTGCGGCGGTCACCGGATAGATTTCTAACGAGAACTTTTCTGCAGGGGCAGCGGAGTCGATGACACGTTTGACAGATTCGTTGATCACATCGTGATCGGCGGCCGTGGCGACGACCATCAACCGTTTGCCTTCGAGGTCATACGAGACTTGCGATTGCGGCGCCAGTTGCTGCAAGACCGCCAACAGGCTGGCGGGTGGGGCTTGTTCGAGCGGAATAAACCGCAGCGTGCGTTCATTGGGGCCGGGCGTTTCGGGTTGAAGTTGTTCCAACGTCGCGCGGATGCCTTGTTGGTCTTCGGGGATGGCCACGGCAATCAGGCTCCGCGTTTGCGGGTCAACCGTCAGACGCGCCGCCGGGAAAAGTCCCTGCAACAATGTCTGCGTCGCAGAGGGATCGGCTTTGGTGAGTCGATAGACTTCGATTTGCGGCGACATTTCCGCCGTGCCGCCACCGACCTTGGTTAAGGCCGATTTCAACATCTGATGTTCTTTGGGAGTCCCCCAGGCGATCAGCCGTGTGGTCTTGGGGTCCACCGATAACCGCATGGCCGGCAACAGTGTCTGCAATGTGGGCATGAGACTTGTCGCGTCCGCGCCTTGGATGGCGTATGCCTCAAAGCGGGGTTGATCGGCTTCGGGAACTTCGGCGAGGACCTTATCCAACGTGGCTTTGAGGTCGGCGTGCCGCTGGGGTCCCGCCCAGACAAGCAGGCGATTTCCTTCGGCATCGGGGATAACACGCAGTTCCGGGTACAGGGTCTGCAGGACGCTTGTGGTCTGCGGTTGTTGAGCGGCCTTGACTGGATAGCTGGTCAGCGTGAACTTTTCTTCATCCGGCACATCCCGCTTTAATTTCTCTAGGATTGTCCGGAGCGCCTCGTGTTCTTTGGATTTCGCCCACACGGCCAGTTCCCCCGGCTCGGCATCGGTGATAATCCGAATCCCCGGCAGGTCGCCGGTTATTGTTCCAACGACTGCATCAAATCGTTTGCGCTGGGCGGGCGTGACGGGATAAATCTCCAAACGCGGTTTTTCACCCTCGATGGGCATGGGGAACTTTTTGATCGTATCGGCAATCAAGGCGTGATCAGCCGGGATGGCGGTGACAATCAGTTTCTTTCCGTCAGCACGTATTTTTGCATTGGGAACCAACGCTTGCAGAACTTCCATCAAGCCGGTCGGAATGTTCACCTT from Symmachiella dynata encodes:
- a CDS encoding secretin N-terminal domain-containing protein — its product is MTLHQNFSPCRRHLFRASLLAALCGICPSLAIAQDAPPASETPAAKTPPAAAKPAAAKLDYAQLADPEVAAQLNLTVEQQTKLQELLKKRSDALSQAEAADKAKIAAEQDGTIAALLTEEQRAKLAQIRPVPKLRFNFRFQRWAEVLQWFANEADLSLVMDAPPPATFNYTDTKEYTPTEAIDLLNGVLLTKDFTLIRRGRMLIVIDMKEGIPQDLIPRIDLKDLEDRGKHEFVSVMFPLGKKNAEEVNAEITPLLGNQGKSVPLPKTQQILVTATAGNMRAIGAVIGSIPEPAPPKKAPKPAPPEKPELRTYATKSADAGAAVELINQLITGIKVVADAKAGQINVFATPTQQTAVKALLDKIQTDNPPESMPRLEVYSLTRGDHTQLLESLKLVLPEMQMRIDPVDNRLIAWGTPEEQAKIKSSLDQLGGDGPNGKTTQLATYLLLKADPTSTQTLLSTLVPNARISYDPQSRNLIVVAVPDDQRVVKAMLDQLQPTQPGANTPELQFYPFKVNIPTGLMEVLQALVPNAKIRADGKKLIVTAIPADHALIADTIKKFPMPIEGEKPRLEIYPVTPAQRKRFDAVVGTITGDLPGIRIITDAEPGELAVWAKSKEHEALRTILEKLKRDVPDEEKFTLTSYPVKAAQQPQTTSVLQTLYPELRVIPDAEGNRLLVWAGPQRHADLKATLDKVLAEVPEADQPRFEAYAIQGADATSLMPTLQTLLPAMRLSVDPKTTRLIAWGTPKEHQMLKSALTKVGGGTAEMSPQIEVYRLTKADPSATQTLLQGLFPAARLTVDPQTRSLIAVAIPEDQQGIRATLEQLQPETPGPNERTLRFIPLEQAPPASLLAVLQQLAPQSQVSYDLEGKRLMVVATAADHDVINESVKRVIDSAAPAEKFSLEIYPVTAAQRTRFQSILDTVQSEMPGMRIITDAEPGELAVWAKKSQHEKLADIISKLRRETPAGDKFVLVPYQIKNADAPNTLTVMQSIFPNIKIVLDAKTKKLLIWAPPSEHEKIQDVVDKIDSGAAADVQESYKVYPVPDSDAAAVINLLQQQLPDVTFTNDTTSKAIIAWGRKADHQKVDAILKQVLAGLDPKRKPKLVVYPAGESDSANLMRGLRQLFPDARIDDDSASNSILVWTTPDRHQEIQSAMDEIAANMKQRNGGKMVIYPVESAIATSARQVLRMAVPQARVMIGGNPPRVVVWAKPEEHTEVAEIIKQIEKDADSNDARELAVFELQGTDSAAIIQLINPVLRSETQFITSNDGQRLIVRAKPKHLEELKSTIEEAKEKLPKMGKPTAHVYQLKHVDPNILMAIVRPISPSSPMVPNVRDRSLVITASPEDHEKFKAEIAKIDVARAGEDSAYLKSYPLERSDAGTVYGIVANLMSGQADMQLYYDGRNNAVIAIAHPDQHKTIAETIADVEKNFVAATPEMYRLHTADPNVVAAFLRTLVPRASITVDNPQRSLVIVATAADHQKMKEAIAKFDVEPDAENAAFLKSHQVKKADPGTTFGVVGQLLASHPEVRLSYDSRNGAIIAFADAAQQKKIEEVIADIEKDIEGATSEVYRFRTADPNAAIAILRMVAPRAQMTVDNRNRSIVINAIEADHAAIAETIAKIDADGNDENGAVLKAYTIKSAEPGNLLNMLQTNFALQPDIRLSADYKNETIVALATEAQHKKIAAFIAEVDDKGKVRTAEVYRFRSADPTAASGILRTLIPKVQMAVDNASRSLVVTGTPEEHALIKSTIAKMEEEPAGGRGSVLRSYPVKAAEPNNLLNMLQTNFALQPDIRLSLDSLNDTILAFARPEQHEKIQHFIEEVEKGGQSRRAQVYRFSIADPNTALSVLRVLTPKAQMAVDQGSHSLVVTATEGDHEKIAATIQEMDREDAEGSGQQLQSYAVQNAQVNTLAQAIQLMYRLRPDVQVTFDRQNGTVVAVAPAAEQAKIKEFIENAEKQSVPMVPKVYRFENADAQAALRVLRSLAPNADAAVDTENNSLVVSASEADHAKIKATVDAMDGDGAALGVPGLKVYPLNAADGRSLQTTLRTLFRRDRDVDVSYDRENNSILALAPEKTQQRIADMVQEVERAASADPLATLQLYRLENVDSRTAMEILENAFSQQIPKIKLSLDRRGRQIAAIARPEQHKMIQQTLEQMDTDERVLEVYQLDVIEPFTAELSIDRLFGGFDFDDPNAPVVDSDNATQQLFVRAKKEQQAEIRELLSKMGETGLAVQAESGKGGRMRVIPFQGDTAAAIREIERVWPQLRKNSIRVVTPSAVMPSLRRSSPKSLRNGGAKPKPAKKNGAQFAVPAEEVPAQRPAQNKSAKPTVNNKRPMLRQQTAESATPQKSTTKPEAESDEDPAVLPVIVAPGDGRITIASDDPEALDQFEALLRAMSPKRTGGRGNNFVVFSLRYTSAVQTATTLQQFFETGGRRGGSSRSRFSSNVTIVPDQRLNAIIVHGNRHDRDTIEELLQVLDAEDSPEMLSANRPRLILVKNTEASRIEDVIRSIYQSALKNGGGAPPIPVPAGVSQDVAVAIQRVNAASNAPLLTVEVDERTNSLVVMAPTSLFEEIKELVQQMDTAANDDSTRRLKVIKLKSLNIRSLENSLDMLTGEGSRSRSRRRRRGR